A single region of the Microtus ochrogaster isolate Prairie Vole_2 unplaced genomic scaffold, MicOch1.0 UNK7, whole genome shotgun sequence genome encodes:
- the Cfap97d2 gene encoding uncharacterized protein CFAP97D2 isoform X1, which produces MQRIPRLTTPWANRDLQRAWEKTYQDHRKKVLNAQPLVDTHPPQTYGHLCLKFKKLKVEEERLSIINRDNWLLLQRVASAMRARGQTDGGNNFTHRSLNRKTREQEPMEARKRNKVILERLGSSEPWFGARRRWEDRDAVARRTHKCRRTWRKGVETDSQQGHGLIWMPNLKWKG; this is translated from the exons ATGCAGAGAATCCCCCGACTGACCACCCCTTGGGCTAATAGGGACCTGCAGAGAGCCTGGGAGAAAACCTACCAGGACCACAGGAAAAAG GTCCTGAATGCCCAACCACTAGTGGACACTCACCCACCACAGACTTATGGCCACCTCTGCCTGAAGTTCAAGaaactaaag gtggaggaagaaaggctCTCCATCAtcaacagagacaactggctgcttctgcagagggtAGCCTCTGCCATGAGAGCCAGGGGACAGACTGACGGCGGAAATAACTTCACACACAGAAG TCTAAACAGGAAGACAAGAGAACAGGAGCCTATGGAAGCGCGGAAACGAAACAAAGTCATCCTGGAAAGACTTGGAAGCTCAGAGCCCTGGTTTGGAGCACGGAGACGGTGGGAGGACAGGGATGCTGTGGCCAGACGCACCCACAAATGTAGACGCACCTGGAGAAAAG GAGTTGAAACTGACTCTCAGCAAGGACACGGTCTCATCTGGATGCCCAACCTGAAATGGAAAGGGTGA
- the Cfap97d2 gene encoding uncharacterized protein CFAP97D2 isoform X3 yields MQRIPRLTTPWANRDLQRAWEKTYQDHRKKVLNAQPLVDTHPPQTYGHLCLKFKKLKVEEERLSIINRDNWLLLQRVASAMRARGQTDGGNNFTHRRDQQLSRKQNIQLSHQRGIL; encoded by the exons ATGCAGAGAATCCCCCGACTGACCACCCCTTGGGCTAATAGGGACCTGCAGAGAGCCTGGGAGAAAACCTACCAGGACCACAGGAAAAAG GTCCTGAATGCCCAACCACTAGTGGACACTCACCCACCACAGACTTATGGCCACCTCTGCCTGAAGTTCAAGaaactaaag gtggaggaagaaaggctCTCCATCAtcaacagagacaactggctgcttctgcagagggtAGCCTCTGCCATGAGAGCCAGGGGACAGACTGACGGCGGAAATAACTTCACACACAGAAG AGACCAACAACTCAGTAGAAAACAGAACATTCAATTAAGCCATCAGAGAGGGATcctctga
- the Cfap97d2 gene encoding uncharacterized protein CFAP97D2 isoform X4 gives MQRIPRLTTPWANRDLQRAWEKTYQDHRKKVLNAQPLVDTHPPQTYGHLCLKFKKLKVEEERLSIINRDNWLLLQRVASAMRARGQTDGGNNFTHRR, from the exons ATGCAGAGAATCCCCCGACTGACCACCCCTTGGGCTAATAGGGACCTGCAGAGAGCCTGGGAGAAAACCTACCAGGACCACAGGAAAAAG GTCCTGAATGCCCAACCACTAGTGGACACTCACCCACCACAGACTTATGGCCACCTCTGCCTGAAGTTCAAGaaactaaag gtggaggaagaaaggctCTCCATCAtcaacagagacaactggctgcttctgcagagggtAGCCTCTGCCATGAGAGCCAGGGGACAGACTGACGGCGGAAATAACTTCACACACAGAAGGTAA
- the Cfap97d2 gene encoding uncharacterized protein CFAP97D2 isoform X2 produces MQRIPRLTTPWANRDLQRAWEKTYQDHRKKVLNAQPLVDTHPPQTYGHLCLKFKKLKVEEERLSIINRDNWLLLQRVASAMRARGQTDGGNNFTHRRKTREQEPMEARKRNKVILERLGSSEPWFGARRRWEDRDAVARRTHKCRRTWRKGVETDSQQGHGLIWMPNLKWKG; encoded by the exons ATGCAGAGAATCCCCCGACTGACCACCCCTTGGGCTAATAGGGACCTGCAGAGAGCCTGGGAGAAAACCTACCAGGACCACAGGAAAAAG GTCCTGAATGCCCAACCACTAGTGGACACTCACCCACCACAGACTTATGGCCACCTCTGCCTGAAGTTCAAGaaactaaag gtggaggaagaaaggctCTCCATCAtcaacagagacaactggctgcttctgcagagggtAGCCTCTGCCATGAGAGCCAGGGGACAGACTGACGGCGGAAATAACTTCACACACAGAAG GAAGACAAGAGAACAGGAGCCTATGGAAGCGCGGAAACGAAACAAAGTCATCCTGGAAAGACTTGGAAGCTCAGAGCCCTGGTTTGGAGCACGGAGACGGTGGGAGGACAGGGATGCTGTGGCCAGACGCACCCACAAATGTAGACGCACCTGGAGAAAAG GAGTTGAAACTGACTCTCAGCAAGGACACGGTCTCATCTGGATGCCCAACCTGAAATGGAAAGGGTGA